In Centroberyx gerrardi isolate f3 chromosome 20, fCenGer3.hap1.cur.20231027, whole genome shotgun sequence, a genomic segment contains:
- the bsk146 gene encoding serine/threonine-protein kinase SBK1: MSSSPLVSRANMDILDELQLIAAQNLERLEVNKYYEVIRELGKGTYGKVDLVIHKIRGTKMALKFLKKKTTKLKSFLREYSISLYLSPCPFIINMFGIAFETDEYYVFAQEYALAGDLFDIIPPQVGLPEAVAKRCVHQVAIALDYLHCKKLVHRDIKPENILIFDRECRKVKLSDFGMTRRAGSPVKRVSGTIPYTAPELCDVSRHEGFCVDYSTDVWAFGVLLFCMLTGNFPWEKALPSDSFYQEFIRWQRRRTNAVPSQWRRFTEQALRMFRRLLSVEQDRRCSVKEVFGYFSHSWMLDVENNNEADGTISSSSSGEEDEELLVERMKQQTLSPLSPVAVDRGSGGTKAGMMEPGGGGGGGHHFVSVSTTSSVSSTNSYERMPRENNSPGGRMLVATPIEICV; the protein is encoded by the exons ATGAGTTCCTCTCCGCTGGTGTCGCGCGCCAACATGGACATCCTGGACGAGCTGCAGCTGATCGCAGCCCAGAACCTGGAGAGGCTGGAGGTCAACAAGTACTACGAGGTGATCAGGGAGCTGGGCAAGGGCACCTACGGCAAGGTGGACCTGGTCATCCACAAGATCAGAG GTACAAAAATGGCCCTGAAGTTCCTGAAGAAGAAGACGACCAAGCTGAAGTCTTTCCTGCGGGAGTACAgcatctctctctacctgtctccctGCCCCTTCATCATCAACATGTTCGGCATTGCCTTCGAGACGGACGAGTACTACGTGTTTGCGCAGGAGTACGCTCTGGCCGGGGATCTCTTCGACATCATTCCTCCACAG GTTGGTCTTCCTGAGGCCGTGGCGAAGCGCTGTGTGCACCAGGTAGCCATCGCCCTGGACTATCTGCACTGTAAGAAGCTGGTCCACCGGGACATCAAGCCCGAGAACATCCTCATTTTTGACCGAGAGTGTCGCAAGGTCAAGCTTTCTGACTTTGGCATGACCCGCCGAGCCGGCTCCCCGGTCAAAAGG GTGAGCGGCACCATCCCCTACACCGCCCCGGAGCTGTGCGACGTGTCCCGCCACGAGGGCTTCTGCGTGGACTACAGCACGGACGTGTGGGCCTTCGGCGTGCTGCTCTTCTGCATGCTGACCGGCAACTTCCCCTGGGAGAAGGCGCTGCCCTCCGACTCCTTCTACCAGGAGTTCATCCGCTGGCAGAGGCGGAGGACGAACGCCGTGCCGTCCCAGTGGCGCCGCTTCACCGAGCAGGCCCTCCGCATGTTCCGTCGGCTGCTCTCCGTGGAGCAGGACCGCCGCTGCTCCGTCAAAGAGGTGTTCGGGTACTTCAGCCACTCCTGGATGCTGGACGTGGAGAACAACAACG AGGCGGACGGCACCATCTCGTCGTCGTCGTCcggggaggaggacgaggagctGCTGGTGGAGCGGATGAAGCAGCAGACTCTCTCGCCGCTGTCTCCCGTGGCGGTGGACAGGGGGAGCGGCGGCACCAAGGCGGGGATGATGGAGccgggcggcggcggcggcggcggccacCACTTCGTGTCCGTCTCCACCACCAGCTCCGTGTCGTCCACCAACAGCTACGAACGCATGCCGCGGGAGAACAACTCGCCGGGGGGCCGCATGCTGGTGGCCACGCCCATCGAGATCTGCGTCTGA